A window of Thunnus thynnus chromosome 17, fThuThy2.1, whole genome shotgun sequence contains these coding sequences:
- the qtrt1 gene encoding queuine tRNA-ribosyltransferase catalytic subunit 1, with protein MAAENTAGIKMSAQKALSAVSPLSLRIIAECPVTKARACDLILPHCAVSTPVFMPVGTQGTMKGITVDQLEGLGCQICLGNTYHLGMRPGPDLIEKANGLHGFMNWKRNLLTDSGGFQMVSLVELSEVTEEGVKFKSPYDGKEILLSPEKSISIQNSLGSDIMMQLDDVVSSTVTGPRVEEAMHRSVRWLDRCIAANKNTDKQNLFAIIQGGLNADLRKACLDEMTKRDVPGFAIGGLSGGEEKDDFWRIVTLSTDHLPREKPRYLMGVGYAVDLVVCVALGCDMFDCVFPTRTARFGSALVPWGAIQVRSKQYAKDLQPIDPDCQCPTCKRHNRAYLHALFKSDTAAMHHITIHNINYQLTLMRSVRQSIVEGRFPEFIQTFMKRMFPSRDQYPSWAVDALASVNVTLE; from the exons ATGGCTGCTGAAAACACTGCTGGCATAAAGATGTCTGCACAGAAAGCTCTTTCTGCCgtttctcccctctctctgcgAATTATTGCTGAGTGCCCCGTGACAAAAGCAAGAGCTTGTGATCTAATACTGCCACACTGCGCCGTCAGCACCCCGGTTTTCATGCCTGTGGGTACTCAGGGGACCATGAAGGGAATCACTGTGGATCAGCTGGAGGGTCTTGGATGTCAGATATGTCTTGGAAACACATACCACCTGGGCATGAGACCG GGGCCTGATTTGATCGAAAAAGCCAATGGTTTACACGGGTTCATGAACTGGAAGAGAAATCTTTTAACA GACAGCGGAGGGTTTCAGATGGTATCACTTGTTGAACTCTCAGAGGTCACTGAAGAAGGGGTCAAGTTCAAGTCCCCCTATGATGGCAAAGAGATCCTCCTAAGCCCTGAGAAGTCCATCAGCATACAGAACAGTCTTG GTTCAGACATCATGATGCAGCTGGATGACGTGGTCAGCAGCACCGTGACAGGACCTCGAGTGGAGGAGGCCATGCACAGATCCGTTCGCTGGTTGGATCGCTGTATAGCAGccaataaaaatacagacaaacagaacCTTTTTGCCATTATCCAGGGTGGGCTGAATGCAGATCTTCGTAAAGCCTGTCTAGATG AAATGACTAAACGTGATGTTCCCGGTTTTGCGATCGGAGGCCTGagtggaggagaagagaaggatGACTTCTGGCGGATAGTCACACTGAGCACGGACCACCTGCCTCGAGAAAAGCCTCGCTATCTTATGGGTGTGGG GTACGCCGTTGACTTGGTGGTGTGTGTCGCTCTGGGATGTGATATGTTTGACTGCGTGTTTCCCACCCGAACTGCA AGGTTTGGCTCTGCCTTGGTGCCTTGGGGAGCTATCCAAGTAAGAAGTAAGCAGTATGCCAAGGACTTACAGCCTATAGACCCAGACTGCCAGTGTCCCACCTGCAAGAG ACATAATCGGGCTTACCTGCATGCTCTTTTTAAGAGTGACACTGCCGCCATGCATCACATCACCATCCACAACATTAACTACCAG CTCACCCTGATGCGCTCCGTGAGACAGAGCATCGTGGAAGGCCGATTCCCTGAATTTATACAGACCTTCATGAAGCGAATGTTTCCCTCTCGTGACCAGTACCCCAGCTGGGCTGTGGATGCTTTAGCCTCCGTCAACGTCACGCTGGAATAA